One stretch of Plasmodium vivax chromosome 8, whole genome shotgun sequence DNA includes these proteins:
- a CDS encoding hypothetical protein, conserved (encoded by transcript PVX_119540A): MSFTIEEEYYVPPEVLFNAFTDAYTLTRLSRGSPAETDAKVGGKFSLFAGSVYGEFVEIEKPKKIFQKWRFRDWCEDDYSTVTLEFRAVKENHTLLKLTQESIPSKNKFDEGGVLERCRNGWTENLLHNIEVILGYPKKK; encoded by the exons ATGAGCTTCACAATAGAGGAGGAGTACTACGTGCCCCCCGAGGTGCTCTTCAATGCCTTTACAGATGCCTACACGTTGACGAGGCTCTCCAGGGGTTCCCCCGCCGAGACG GATGCCAAGGTTGGGGGGAAGTTCTCCCTGTTCGCGGGGAGCGTTTACGGGGAGTTTGTCGAAATTGAAAAGCcaaagaaaatttttcaaaagtgGAGGTTCAGGGACTGGTGCGAGGATGACTACAGCACAGTGACGTTGGAGTTTAGGGCAGTGAAGGAAAACCACACGTTGCTTAAGCTGACGCAGGAAAGCATCCCCTCGAAGAATAAGTTTGACGAAG GAGGCGTCCTGGAGCGATGCAGAAACGGATGGACCGAAAATTTACTGCACAACATAGAGGTGATACTGGGGTACCCGAAGAAGAAGTAG